From one Methylomonas paludis genomic stretch:
- the cas2e gene encoding type I-E CRISPR-associated endoribonuclease Cas2e — translation MLVIVVENVPPRLRGRLAVWLIEIRAGVYVGDLSAKVRDMIWSQIEQGIEDGNAVMVWSTNTESGFDFVTLGKNRRLPVELDGLKLVSFFPPSEDENQAL, via the coding sequence ATGTTGGTCATCGTAGTTGAAAACGTCCCACCCAGGTTGCGCGGTAGATTAGCCGTGTGGTTAATTGAAATTCGTGCCGGCGTTTATGTTGGTGATTTGTCTGCCAAAGTGCGAGATATGATTTGGTCGCAAATAGAGCAGGGAATAGAAGATGGTAATGCGGTAATGGTATGGTCTACCAACACCGAATCGGGCTTTGATTTTGTCACCCTGGGTAAAAATCGCCGCCTGCCGGTAGAGTTGGATGGGCTTAAATTAGTTTCGTTTTTTCCTCCCTCCGAAGATGAAAATCAGGCTCTTTAA
- the cas1e gene encoding type I-E CRISPR-associated endonuclease Cas1e, producing the protein MLPPLKPIAMKERVSLVFIQKGQIDVKDGAFVVIDETGIRTHIPVGSIACIMLEPGTRVSHHAAALAARAGTLLVWVGEAGVRLYAAGQPGGARSDRLLYQAKLALDDAARLKVVRKMYEFRFGEKPPERRSVEQLRGIEGARVRKLYQLLAKQAGVEWRGRNYDYSEWDNSDMPNRCLSSATSCLYGICEAAVLAAGYAPAIGFIHTGKPLSFVYDIADLFKFDDIVPQAFKIAAKNYPNPEREVRLMCRDVFRQSKILKKIIPTIEEVLAAGELELPKPTEESIAPAIPNPESIGDVGHRS; encoded by the coding sequence ATGCTTCCACCCCTCAAACCCATCGCCATGAAAGAACGCGTCTCGCTGGTATTTATCCAGAAAGGCCAGATTGATGTCAAAGACGGCGCATTTGTGGTGATCGACGAAACCGGCATTCGTACCCACATACCGGTGGGCAGTATCGCTTGTATTATGTTGGAGCCGGGTACCCGAGTTTCTCATCATGCCGCCGCACTGGCTGCCAGAGCCGGAACTTTGCTAGTCTGGGTGGGCGAGGCTGGTGTCAGATTATATGCCGCAGGTCAACCTGGTGGTGCTCGGTCTGATCGTCTATTGTATCAAGCCAAATTAGCGCTGGATGATGCCGCACGTTTAAAGGTAGTCCGCAAAATGTACGAATTCCGTTTTGGCGAAAAACCGCCAGAGCGGCGTAGCGTTGAGCAATTGCGCGGTATCGAAGGTGCCAGAGTCAGAAAGCTATACCAATTATTGGCTAAACAGGCTGGTGTGGAATGGAGAGGCCGTAATTATGATTATAGTGAATGGGATAATAGCGACATGCCCAATCGCTGTCTTAGCTCTGCAACCTCGTGTTTATACGGTATTTGTGAGGCGGCTGTATTGGCAGCAGGTTATGCGCCTGCCATTGGCTTTATCCATACCGGTAAGCCGTTATCATTTGTTTATGACATAGCTGATTTGTTTAAATTTGACGATATTGTTCCGCAAGCTTTTAAAATTGCCGCGAAGAACTATCCCAATCCCGAGCGAGAAGTGCGGCTGATGTGCCGAGATGTGTTTCGCCAGAGTAAAATCCTTAAAAAAATTATTCCCACCATCGAAGAGGTGCTGGCGGCTGGTGAGCTTGAACTTCCCAAACCCACAGAAGAATCCATAGCGCCGGCTATTCCCAATCCCGAGAGCATAGGCGATGTTGGTCATCGTAGTTGA
- a CDS encoding AbrB/MazE/SpoVT family DNA-binding domain-containing protein, which produces MQVILSNTGQITIPELILKQLHLQPGDAVELVLSDAGEIRLLPVTALITKLKGMLSATRKILTLEAMQEVIASGAAES; this is translated from the coding sequence ATGCAAGTCATCTTAAGTAATACCGGGCAAATCACTATTCCCGAGTTGATACTCAAGCAGTTGCATTTGCAACCAGGTGATGCGGTTGAATTGGTGCTGAGTGATGCAGGCGAAATAAGGCTGTTGCCGGTTACAGCTTTAATCACCAAGCTCAAAGGCATGTTATCGGCCACAAGAAAAATATTGACGCTGGAAGCCATGCAAGAAGTGATTGCCAGCGGTGCAGCCGAATCATGA
- a CDS encoding type I-E CRISPR-associated protein Cas6/Cse3/CasE — protein sequence MQKFEQAIYQGIGRAKAFGCGLLMIRCTQ from the coding sequence GTGCAAAAATTCGAGCAAGCCATATACCAAGGCATAGGTCGCGCCAAGGCTTTTGGTTGTGGTTTATTGATGATTAGGTGCACACAATAG
- the cas6e gene encoding type I-E CRISPR-associated protein Cas6/Cse3/CasE — MMYLHKIILDKDHARKHKRQYEKDAYFLHQQIWGLVSRNENQKRDFLYRVEYDQYKNVQSILLLAANKVESTKCMTVYVSPLYDPKITEGESFRFKLRANPIVKRWENGKMKEFGLIVDAKHKLKREGTCCVDDYSLDELIQEKGMKWLVNKGLLHGFAVKNWDVAIGNDWEYEVKVNAEDRHPFLIRTLDFEGILEVVNAEDFKAVMFKGIGSAKSFGCGLLSVARV; from the coding sequence ATGATGTATCTGCATAAAATTATTCTCGATAAAGATCATGCGCGAAAACATAAGCGGCAATATGAAAAAGACGCTTACTTTTTGCATCAGCAAATTTGGGGTTTAGTGAGTCGTAATGAAAACCAAAAACGGGATTTTTTATACCGGGTGGAATATGATCAATATAAGAATGTGCAAAGCATTTTATTGTTGGCGGCAAATAAAGTTGAATCCACAAAGTGCATGACTGTTTATGTTTCGCCACTATACGATCCGAAAATTACAGAAGGCGAAAGTTTTCGTTTTAAATTACGCGCCAATCCGATAGTTAAACGTTGGGAAAATGGCAAAATGAAAGAATTTGGGCTTATTGTGGATGCCAAGCATAAACTTAAAAGAGAAGGTACTTGTTGCGTTGATGATTATTCTTTGGATGAACTCATTCAAGAAAAAGGGATGAAGTGGCTAGTAAATAAAGGCTTACTACATGGCTTTGCTGTCAAAAATTGGGATGTAGCAATTGGTAACGATTGGGAGTATGAGGTTAAAGTCAATGCAGAAGACAGACATCCTTTTCTAATTAGAACCTTGGATTTTGAAGGAATACTTGAGGTGGTAAATGCTGAAGATTTTAAGGCCGTGATGTTTAAAGGCATTGGCTCGGCCAAATCGTTTGGTTGTGGTTTACTTTCTGTAGCAAGGGTTTAA
- the cas5e gene encoding type I-E CRISPR-associated protein Cas5/CasD: MKSYLIFRLHGALASWGDIAVGNIRPSYRYPSKSAVIGLLAAALGIKRDDTDQLRELFKLQFSVRVDTFGVPIEDYHTIQTPSEQAIKNDRGKDYWTRLDEIAAINWRVIQSQSNAEAGAIQSSRTYYCDALYTIALSENANNSISWDKLRPEITQINGLIQFLEKPIFNLYLGRKSCPLSLPLEAQIKKGDNCQQAINAAEFNFQEELALLTKSVETIAYYSEESLPYSQMKLSRRDQPVNKSTWQFTDRDEYYVSIKRGHDVSA, from the coding sequence ATGAAAAGCTATCTAATTTTTAGATTGCATGGTGCATTGGCTTCTTGGGGGGATATTGCAGTAGGCAATATTCGCCCCAGTTATCGCTATCCATCAAAATCTGCGGTGATTGGTCTGTTGGCGGCAGCCTTGGGTATTAAACGAGATGATACAGATCAATTGAGAGAACTATTCAAATTGCAGTTTTCTGTCAGAGTGGATACTTTTGGTGTACCCATTGAAGATTATCATACGATACAAACTCCGAGCGAACAGGCCATCAAGAACGACAGAGGCAAAGATTATTGGACGCGGCTTGATGAAATAGCGGCAATCAATTGGCGGGTAATTCAATCTCAGAGTAATGCGGAAGCAGGGGCAATCCAGTCAAGCCGAACTTATTATTGCGATGCGCTTTATACCATTGCTTTGTCAGAAAATGCTAATAATTCAATCTCCTGGGATAAATTGAGGCCTGAAATTACGCAGATAAATGGTTTAATCCAGTTTCTGGAAAAGCCAATATTCAATTTGTATCTGGGTCGAAAATCCTGTCCATTAAGTTTACCTTTGGAAGCTCAAATTAAAAAAGGCGACAATTGTCAGCAAGCTATTAATGCCGCCGAATTTAACTTTCAAGAGGAATTGGCTTTGTTGACCAAATCTGTTGAAACAATTGCGTATTACAGCGAAGAAAGCCTGCCCTATAGCCAAATGAAATTAAGTCGCCGTGATCAGCCTGTCAATAAAAGCACTTGGCAATTTACCGATAGGGACGAATATTATGTGAGTATCAAGCGAGGTCATGATGTATCTGCATAA
- the cas7e gene encoding type I-E CRISPR-associated protein Cas7/Cse4/CasC: protein MTEINNRFIQLHLLVSYPPSNPNRDELGQPKVAVVGGTQRSRISSQSLKRAWRTSEIWEKQGLRIGKRTRELFFDKELNLYGQLLAKHGEEKASKFAKTILEVFVNLPKGKKDAVTEQPIHFSTTEIERIQALVVNLELEKEPTKEQLEALLDETPRNIDLAMFGRMIAKRPDANSEAAVQVAHAISINEVEIEPDFFTAVDDLNKHGSAHMGEQEFVSAIYYLYLCIDTKLLLENLKDKALAQQAVKALTETAAVVAPTGKQNSYANRAQAFYILAEKGDAQPRNLSLAFLKAMSTAEPEKAIEKLQDIKNKFNTVYSKPQEKEMNLFGEGTLQDILDFVGTL from the coding sequence ATGACTGAAATTAATAATCGTTTTATCCAACTCCATTTATTGGTATCTTATCCGCCATCAAACCCTAATCGTGATGAATTAGGCCAACCAAAAGTAGCCGTCGTGGGCGGAACTCAGCGTTCTCGTATTTCTTCGCAAAGCCTGAAACGGGCATGGCGAACTTCAGAAATTTGGGAGAAGCAAGGTTTACGAATAGGCAAAAGAACACGCGAGCTGTTTTTTGACAAGGAATTAAATTTATATGGCCAATTACTAGCAAAGCATGGCGAAGAAAAAGCATCTAAGTTTGCAAAAACGATATTAGAAGTCTTTGTTAATCTTCCTAAAGGAAAAAAAGATGCTGTCACAGAGCAACCTATTCATTTTTCTACAACTGAAATCGAGAGAATTCAAGCATTAGTAGTTAATTTAGAGTTAGAGAAAGAGCCAACGAAAGAACAACTAGAAGCGTTGTTAGATGAAACACCAAGAAATATTGATCTTGCAATGTTTGGCAGAATGATTGCCAAGCGCCCTGATGCAAATTCAGAAGCAGCAGTGCAAGTCGCCCATGCTATTTCCATCAACGAAGTGGAGATCGAACCCGATTTTTTCACCGCTGTAGATGATTTGAATAAACACGGTTCGGCGCACATGGGCGAACAAGAATTTGTCTCGGCTATTTATTACTTGTATCTGTGTATTGACACCAAACTATTGTTAGAAAACCTTAAAGATAAAGCATTGGCGCAACAAGCGGTTAAGGCGTTGACCGAAACCGCCGCTGTGGTTGCTCCTACTGGCAAACAAAACAGCTACGCCAATCGTGCCCAAGCGTTTTATATTTTGGCAGAAAAAGGCGATGCCCAGCCGCGCAACTTATCGCTAGCTTTTTTAAAAGCCATGTCCACTGCCGAGCCGGAAAAAGCGATTGAGAAACTGCAAGACATCAAAAACAAATTCAATACGGTTTACTCCAAACCGCAAGAAAAAGAGATGAACCTGTTTGGTGAGGGTACGTTGCAAGACATTTTGGATTTTGTTGGTACGCTCTGA
- the casB gene encoding type I-E CRISPR-associated protein Cse2/CasB yields the protein MTEKKPPILFQEEHPASVALLECWGNLLQYKGDRAELRRCKNLHELQKTSAYQRNYWKLINEFKNAKEIPNGEQIAIIIALSAYINDNKTVYEEDGEKKTDFFGYQISRGEKPKLSEIRFRRLLKINDREKLFRYLIQVIRLLEKKVNLLDLLRIAFFWGDKIKIELAYKYYEKANL from the coding sequence ATGACTGAAAAAAAGCCGCCGATACTTTTTCAAGAAGAGCATCCAGCCAGCGTGGCATTGCTGGAGTGTTGGGGAAATTTGTTGCAATACAAAGGAGATAGGGCTGAACTGAGACGATGTAAAAATCTTCATGAGTTACAAAAAACATCTGCATATCAACGAAATTATTGGAAATTAATCAATGAATTCAAAAATGCCAAGGAAATTCCTAATGGGGAGCAAATAGCTATCATCATTGCTTTATCGGCATATATCAATGACAACAAAACTGTTTACGAAGAAGACGGCGAAAAAAAAACTGATTTTTTCGGTTACCAAATTAGCCGTGGAGAAAAACCTAAACTTAGCGAGATACGCTTTCGCCGTTTGTTGAAAATCAATGATAGGGAAAAACTATTCCGCTACTTAATTCAAGTAATCCGATTGCTAGAGAAAAAAGTCAACCTACTAGATTTACTAAGGATAGCCTTTTTTTGGGGCGATAAAATAAAGATAGAACTTGCTTACAAATACTACGAAAAAGCTAACTTATAA
- the casA gene encoding type I-E CRISPR-associated protein Cse1/CasA has translation MSRFNLLEQAWIPVKGRRELIKVCEIVHPDILGVDAPRADFNAALMQFLIGLLQTVFAPETPRAWRIFYSNPPTEAELQTRLDTIKEAFYLDGDGYRFMQDNLAKEVGKCLPIEEMIFGAPGDSGKEGNKDHFTKRNDISGLCFSCSSIGLLAANLFAEDGGQSYYPAMRGNGFISNLVCLDEATSVPSLWKNVWLNVLENSKQKYQEQTVTKNFLWLTDLPDKPQVEKLIKIKTDLNNLKKAKKVTKYKQINAEIDEKIKPLEKEQKSLKEELDDLGEGKIIFPDDKNVLQVYWAWMRRFLLDTENSEKKQCSICHANTRIITKFYKKNKGYKYSKEHWQDSHPFSPTEKYERTHYNSNNEKYKDKMLALNMPTNGLPYNYWQDFLRHTTKNSPAKVVINHLKNKNSDSQLVIFAFGYAMDSNTPLGWYESKTPLYFIDDESNRSQFEAEVEKLISASNKIANAEKGYLVNAIKLAWFNYNDMDEINKKPKDRKRDPFIKDPRKSKLYDQPINISRSFMNSSESKFYLLLKALYSLANEDKLTEESLLQLKKEWYFHLKYLAEVIFEQWAFKSSIQTNPRRISIAHKQLMRNLTSKSLKQDTLGLTKENSND, from the coding sequence ATGAGTCGGTTTAATTTACTGGAACAGGCGTGGATACCCGTAAAAGGACGCCGCGAACTAATAAAAGTTTGTGAAATTGTCCATCCTGATATTTTGGGGGTGGATGCTCCGAGAGCTGATTTTAATGCTGCTTTGATGCAGTTTTTGATTGGCTTGTTACAAACCGTTTTTGCTCCAGAAACACCGAGAGCCTGGCGGATTTTTTATAGCAACCCGCCTACTGAAGCTGAATTGCAAACCAGACTGGATACCATTAAAGAAGCGTTTTATCTGGATGGTGATGGATATAGGTTTATGCAGGACAATTTGGCAAAAGAAGTTGGTAAGTGCTTACCTATTGAAGAAATGATATTTGGTGCACCAGGCGATAGTGGCAAAGAAGGCAATAAAGATCACTTTACGAAGCGAAATGATATTTCAGGACTTTGTTTTTCATGTAGTTCAATTGGGTTGTTGGCCGCTAACCTGTTCGCAGAAGATGGTGGTCAAAGCTATTATCCAGCAATGCGAGGCAACGGGTTTATTTCAAATCTCGTATGCTTAGACGAAGCGACTAGCGTGCCTTCATTATGGAAGAATGTTTGGTTGAATGTTTTAGAAAATAGCAAACAAAAATACCAAGAACAAACCGTAACCAAAAACTTTTTATGGTTGACAGATTTACCGGATAAGCCTCAAGTTGAAAAGCTGATCAAAATAAAAACTGATTTAAACAATTTGAAGAAAGCAAAAAAAGTTACAAAATATAAACAAATCAACGCTGAGATAGATGAAAAAATTAAGCCTCTTGAAAAAGAACAAAAATCTCTAAAAGAAGAATTGGATGATCTAGGGGAAGGAAAAATAATTTTTCCTGATGATAAAAATGTCCTACAAGTTTATTGGGCGTGGATGAGGCGATTTTTATTAGATACTGAAAATTCTGAAAAAAAACAATGTAGTATTTGTCATGCTAATACCCGAATAATTACAAAATTTTATAAAAAAAATAAGGGCTACAAATATTCTAAAGAGCATTGGCAAGATTCCCATCCTTTTTCACCGACTGAAAAATACGAGAGGACTCATTACAATTCAAATAATGAAAAATACAAAGACAAAATGCTTGCGCTGAATATGCCTACCAATGGCCTGCCATATAATTACTGGCAAGACTTTTTGCGGCACACGACTAAAAATTCCCCTGCAAAAGTTGTTATTAATCATTTGAAAAATAAGAATTCTGACAGCCAGCTAGTGATTTTTGCTTTTGGTTATGCGATGGATAGCAATACCCCGCTTGGTTGGTATGAATCTAAAACACCTTTGTATTTCATCGATGATGAATCAAACCGAAGCCAATTTGAAGCTGAAGTTGAAAAATTAATCAGTGCATCCAACAAGATTGCTAATGCTGAAAAAGGATATTTAGTAAATGCAATCAAACTCGCTTGGTTTAATTACAACGATATGGATGAAATTAATAAGAAGCCAAAAGATCGAAAAAGGGATCCTTTCATAAAAGATCCCCGCAAGAGCAAGCTTTATGACCAGCCCATCAATATATCGCGATCATTTATGAACAGCAGTGAAAGCAAATTTTATCTGTTGTTAAAAGCACTTTATAGTCTTGCAAATGAGGATAAATTGACCGAGGAGAGCTTGCTTCAATTGAAAAAAGAATGGTATTTTCACCTTAAGTATTTAGCTGAAGTTATTTTTGAGCAATGGGCGTTTAAGTCCAGCATCCAAACTAATCCAAGGCGAATTTCAATAGCACATAAACAATTAATGCGGAACTTAACCAGTAAATCGCTAAAACAAGATACGTTAGGTTTGACCAAGGAGAACAGCAATGACTGA
- the cas3 gene encoding CRISPR-associated helicase Cas3' codes for MTHTPQYYRYWGKAKAEPEAGQPAYHLLPYHCLDVAAVGWVLLERNPYLLNHFANLCGIEKQVLKPVLIFFLALHDLGKFSESFQNIIPELLEKLQGIKNSKKQAYSKKVFAHDSMGFLIWKESVFKQVIEHYHVDNAQDWRDLLNWIMEASNGHHGLPIKQGNEYLGNFYNENNKQAVAQYTKECLEIFSITDLFDNTDLNVNYDILYQQLPKLSWVLTGFFVLCDWIGSGKKFKYNNDPNIKLKAYWDDIALKTAEEAISEAGILPCQINVELEPLSQLLDLPDFAELTPLQNLAKEIDIQQAPQLFIIEDETGAGKTEASLILLNRLMAKGLAQGFYIALPTMATADGIYPRVQKTYDKLYKEGEKPSLVLSHSSAKLSDKFTDTILYFDKNATGQKYSDDAQSRCLAWLADNRKKSLLAHVGVGTIDQTFLAVLKVKYQSLRLIGLLGKVLVIDEAHAYDAYMGKELEVLLEVHAALGGSAIVMSATLPLKIREKLANAFLKGLERNGCRLEEQNAYPLLTHIAADYKNEIPCQNNPKRRQKPTNYQFIHDEQQINQLIKVSLERGQCVCWIRNSIKDARNTFLYWQARHDKTDLFHARFVLSDRLAIQEKILLAFDKKSTGEQRKGRLLIATQVVEQSLDLDFDVMITDLASIDLMLQRAGRLHRHIRDQYGNFKSTGEDERPDAMLTIFCPENTDTPSADWYSAKFPNSKKVYQNHARLWLGQKELAKLKLHQIPKNIRPLIEAVYGDKFPMPKGLETTDTKAIGDANAERSHAGFNTINFDMGYTMAGQVWAEDLDMPTRLGDETIMLTLAKWEDGQLHPFGKPDKHAWQKSEIRVLAKNISELLPLSEAQQQAFDVVKNQLPSQGKWLNLLPMLWNAEKGLWQGVVINHKKQETPIFYHPQLGLIYAYEIEQVQQDEQLETEEIL; via the coding sequence ATGACGCACACACCACAGTATTACCGTTATTGGGGCAAAGCCAAAGCTGAGCCGGAGGCAGGGCAGCCGGCTTACCATTTGTTGCCGTATCATTGTTTGGATGTGGCGGCGGTGGGGTGGGTGTTGTTGGAAAGAAACCCTTATCTATTGAATCACTTTGCCAATCTTTGTGGAATTGAAAAACAAGTACTAAAACCCGTTTTAATATTTTTTCTAGCTTTGCATGATTTAGGGAAGTTTTCTGAAAGTTTTCAAAACATCATTCCTGAGCTACTGGAAAAATTACAGGGTATCAAAAATAGTAAAAAACAAGCGTATTCGAAAAAAGTCTTTGCTCATGATTCAATGGGTTTCCTTATTTGGAAAGAAAGTGTTTTTAAACAAGTTATAGAGCATTACCATGTTGATAATGCGCAAGATTGGCGTGATTTATTGAATTGGATAATGGAGGCATCAAATGGTCATCATGGCTTGCCTATTAAGCAAGGTAATGAATATCTAGGTAACTTTTATAACGAAAACAACAAACAAGCTGTTGCCCAATATACCAAGGAATGCCTCGAAATTTTTTCAATAACAGACTTGTTTGACAACACAGACTTAAATGTTAATTACGATATTTTATACCAACAGTTACCGAAATTATCTTGGGTATTGACTGGTTTCTTTGTACTTTGTGATTGGATTGGTTCAGGTAAAAAATTTAAATATAACAATGACCCAAACATAAAATTAAAAGCATATTGGGATGACATCGCTTTAAAAACAGCGGAAGAGGCTATTTCAGAGGCAGGTATTTTACCTTGCCAAATAAATGTTGAACTTGAGCCATTGTCTCAGTTATTGGATTTACCAGATTTTGCGGAATTAACCCCTTTACAAAACTTGGCAAAAGAAATCGACATACAACAAGCACCTCAACTTTTTATCATCGAAGATGAAACAGGGGCAGGTAAAACCGAAGCCAGTCTGATTTTACTAAACCGTTTAATGGCAAAGGGGTTGGCTCAAGGTTTCTATATTGCTTTGCCGACGATGGCAACCGCTGACGGGATCTATCCTCGTGTTCAAAAAACCTACGACAAACTTTATAAAGAAGGTGAAAAGCCGTCATTAGTTTTATCGCATAGCTCAGCCAAATTGAGCGATAAATTTACCGACACCATTTTGTATTTTGACAAGAATGCGACCGGACAAAAATATTCGGATGATGCCCAATCCCGTTGTCTGGCATGGTTAGCCGATAACCGTAAAAAATCCTTATTAGCTCATGTTGGTGTTGGCACGATTGACCAGACATTTTTGGCTGTTTTAAAAGTCAAATATCAATCACTGCGACTCATCGGTTTGTTGGGTAAGGTGTTAGTGATTGATGAGGCGCATGCCTACGATGCCTACATGGGTAAAGAATTGGAAGTTTTGTTAGAAGTCCATGCTGCATTAGGCGGAAGCGCCATTGTTATGTCGGCAACTTTACCGCTGAAGATCAGGGAGAAATTAGCCAATGCCTTTTTAAAAGGTTTAGAACGTAATGGATGCAGATTGGAGGAACAAAACGCTTATCCGCTCCTGACGCATATTGCGGCAGACTACAAAAATGAAATTCCTTGTCAGAATAATCCCAAGAGGCGTCAGAAACCGACCAACTACCAATTTATACATGACGAACAGCAGATTAACCAACTAATAAAAGTAAGTCTTGAACGAGGTCAGTGTGTTTGCTGGATAAGAAATTCGATTAAAGATGCCAGAAACACTTTTCTGTATTGGCAAGCGCGACATGACAAAACTGACTTATTTCATGCCCGTTTTGTTTTGTCTGACCGATTAGCTATTCAAGAAAAAATACTGCTTGCTTTTGATAAGAAAAGCACGGGTGAGCAACGCAAAGGCCGATTGCTGATCGCTACCCAGGTAGTTGAACAATCTTTGGATTTAGATTTTGATGTCATGATCACCGATCTTGCGTCTATTGATCTCATGTTACAGCGGGCTGGACGATTACACCGGCATATCCGTGATCAATATGGAAATTTCAAATCAACAGGTGAAGATGAGCGCCCCGACGCCATGTTAACCATTTTCTGTCCGGAAAATACCGATACCCCCTCTGCCGATTGGTATTCAGCAAAATTCCCCAATTCCAAAAAAGTTTACCAAAACCATGCCCGGCTTTGGTTAGGACAGAAAGAGTTGGCAAAATTAAAACTCCACCAAATTCCGAAAAATATCAGGCCGCTTATTGAAGCTGTTTATGGTGATAAATTTCCGATGCCAAAAGGACTGGAAACCACGGATACCAAAGCCATTGGCGACGCCAATGCCGAACGTTCACATGCCGGCTTTAATACCATTAATTTTGATATGGGGTATACCATGGCCGGGCAAGTTTGGGCTGAAGATTTGGATATGCCGACAAGGTTGGGGGACGAAACGATCATGTTGACATTGGCAAAATGGGAAGATGGACAATTGCACCCATTTGGGAAACCAGACAAACACGCTTGGCAAAAATCAGAAATTCGGGTGCTGGCGAAAAATATTTCCGAATTACTGCCACTCTCAGAAGCACAGCAACAAGCATTTGATGTCGTAAAGAATCAATTACCCAGCCAAGGTAAATGGCTAAATTTATTGCCCATGCTATGGAATGCCGAAAAAGGGCTATGGCAAGGTGTGGTTATCAATCACAAAAAACAAGAAACGCCTATTTTTTACCACCCGCAATTAGGGTTGATCTATGCCTACGAAATCGAGCAAGTACAGCAAGATGAACAATTGGAAACGGAAGAAATACTATGA